The following proteins are co-located in the Pochonia chlamydosporia 170 chromosome 6, whole genome shotgun sequence genome:
- a CDS encoding nicotinate phosphoribosyltransferase (similar to Neosartorya fischeri NRRL 181 XP_001262825.1), translating to MDFNSSSPFPEGVISFLDTDLYKLTMQCAVFKYFKDVPVTYAFTNRTPDKKLSRAAFKWLEEQIRKLGNISLSAEEYKFLQTHCKYLNDDYLNYLRDFQLRPREQVVITFTTVGTDSGADSDLGDIDIKIRGTWSDTILYEIPILALTSEAYFRFMDTDWNYDGQEDLAFDKGMRLLEAGCITSEFGTRRRRDYHTQALVFRGLVKASKAAAEKGLPGKLSGTSNVHLAMRFGIPPVGTVAHEWFMGTAAIFDDYKKATELALRHWVGCFGSNLAIALTDTFGTPEFLNSFSLPVQSVDGGAVSGDVFKNSDGSTKTYAELFTGVRQDSGDPAEYAKLMRKYYDEQGVKEKKVIVFSDSLNIDRCLEYKKVSEDLGFQPTFGVGTFLTNDFVHLKTGTKSVPLNIVIKLSSAAGRPAIKISDNAGKNTGDKDLVERVKKELGYVEHEWKDGDETSRWGKEEKAQG from the exons ATGGATTTCAACAGCTCGTCGCCTTTCCCGGAAGGCGTCATATCCTTTCTCGACACCGACTTGTACAAGTTGACGATGCAATGCGCCGTCTTCAAGTACTTCAAAGATGTCCCCGTCACCTATGCCTTTACCAATCGCACTCCCGACAAGAAGCTGTCGAGAGCGGCTTTCAAATGGCTGGAAGAACAAATTCGAA AACTCGGAAACATCTCGTTATCTGCAGAGGAATACAAGTTTCTCCAGACGCACTGCAAGTACTTAAACGACGACTATCTGAATTACCTGCGAGACTTCCAGCTGCGACCCAGAGAGCAAGTCGTAATAACCTTCACAACCGTTGGCACGGACTCGGGTGCCGATTCGGATCTTGGCGATATTGATATCAAGATTCGAGGGACATGGTCGGACACCATCTTGTATGAGATACCCATTCTGGCTTTGACATCCGAAGCATACTTTCGCTTTATGGATACCGACTGGAACTacgatggccaagaagaccTCGCCTTCGACAAGGGCATGCGTCTTTTAGAAGCTGGCTGCATAACCTCGGAGTTTGGCACTCGAAGGAGACGCGACTATCATACGCAGGCTCTGGTGTTCCGAGGCTTGGTCAAGGCGtccaaagctgctgcagagAAAGGCCTCCCCGGGAAGTTGTCAGGGACTTCCAACGTTCACTTGGCCATGCGATTCGGCATTCCTCCTGTAGGAACCGTCGCGCACGAATGGTTCATGGGCACGGCGGCCATATTTGACGACTATAAGAAAGCGACGGAACTGGCGTTGCGCCATTGGGTGGGATGCTTCGGTTCGAATCTGGCAATTGCCTTGACGGATACATTTGGTACACCCGAATTCCTCAATTCCTTCAGCCTCCCTGTACAGTCTGTGGACGGTGGTGCTGTATCTGGAGATGTCTTCAAGAACAGTGACGGATCTACAAAGACCTACGCCGAGCTGTTCACGGGTGTCAGACAGGACTCTGGAGATCCCGCAGAGTATGCCAAGCTGATGCGAAAGTACTACGACGAGCAAGGcgtcaaagagaagaaagtGATTGTCTTTTCTGACTCGCTCAACATTGATCGCTGCTTGGAATACAAAAAGGTTTCAGAGGATCTTGGGTTTCAGCCAACATTTGGTGTTGGCACATTCCTCACCAATGACTTTGTCCACTTGAAGACCGGAACCAAGTCCGTCCCTCTGAATATTGTTATCAAACTTAGCTCGGCTGCAGGGCGACCAGCCATCAAAATTAG TGACAATGCTGGTAAAAATACCGGCGACAAGGATCTAGTTGAACGGGTGAAGAAGGAGCTTGGATATGTGGAACATGAATGGAAAGACGGTGATGAGACTTCACGATGGGgtaaagaagaaaaagcgCAAGGATGA
- a CDS encoding beta-xylosidase (similar to Metarhizium acridum CQMa 102 XP_007811886.1), which yields MPTTPPSADRKEWKCSFVLRSRPALVLVALVILGSLIAVTVTVAMRSNDAVTDLPSKIRNIDSDLNTEVTSSIERSKDSFDTNSTFTLATASHSRVDDIIDLDTARPPVEVDLLGLLAESFKPIVNTTRYPSSSSSQKYHQTAALSASTTTGSQQMSSALTSLTSSSGKAEAGKPWMYQTSEKAQQTSHASIDINGPRKREINPESDVALSLLDPVSNLVADVAGLKTELSAALTDAMLAVLPVDPDAITSIVSSVAEQTSVSAEEVIPYILPALSRAWGTPANAPTPSRPPPRSLNETLKSVIAQGSIVVNQIVTASALIEAPIMGDVLNQVADIMYAVAYYFKEAICAVGRNDNAILRLEALIPCKSASIGSASGNILTLNPFNRTSQDSALATASWNIIPSANPSVYDILSNVLPSAYSPAPEPTVMESVSTTCTSSSQPSIVEQSVTCATETSSSSVTITATSEPCLTPTMPMTPEPSPKTGPCPERGYHCSDCLNGWFCPPQETPPQAVPCGLGWPCFHCTGGYFCSSTASSVPTSCASGTSGTSTPPDSTEAASISCSAPTASAEHTRSFGVAVPGWIYLGCFQDAISRTLVGSTPVDYLRGQMSNLTCINHCNASGYSFAGTEYGSECWCGSSIQDKAVRLPESSCDVPCQYSGDEFCGGSWAISVFRCSEVVDEAASGGASVQSSSPLPAVTSPPRYQQTVPLYAMSHATSESSLPGRVSEGVQTSSLTTRGPVAQLLAEARHS from the exons ATGCCTACCACACCTCCCTCAGCGGACAGAAAAGAATGGAAATGCAGCTTCGTCCTAAGAAGTAGACCCGCacttgttcttgttgctctcGTGATCCTCGGATCACTCATTGCGGTGACTGTCACTGTC GCTATGAGATCAAACGATGCGGTGACGGATCTTCCATCCAAGATTCGAAATATTGATTCCGACTTGAACACGGAAGTGACGAGCTCCATAGAACGATCAAAAGACTCTTTCGATACCAATTCTACGTTTACGTTGGCCACTGCGAGCCACAGCCGAGTAGATGATATTATTGACCTGGATACGGCACGACCGCCGGTTGAAGTCGACTTGCTCGGGTTACTGGCCGAATCTTTCAAACCAATCGTGAATACTACACGGTATCCGTCGAGTTCGTCATCCCAAAAataccaccagactgcagCGTTGAGCGCATCGACAACAACGGGGTCACAACAGATGAGTTCAGCCCTCACGAGCTTGACTTCTAGTTCCGGCAAGGCTGAGGCAGGCAAACCCTGGATGTACCAAACATCGGAAAAAGCCCAGCAGACCAGTCATGCATCTATCGACATCAATGGCCCTCGGAAGCGAGAGATTAACCCAGAGTCAGACGTGGCCCTTTCCTTGCTTGATCCTGTGTCCAATTTAGTCGCCGATGTTGCTGGACTGAAGACAGAGCTTTCTGCAGCATTGACTGATGCTATGCTGGCTGTGCTCCCCGTTGATCCTGATGCAATCACCTCTATTGTTTCGTCAGTTGCGGAGCAGACTTCTGTTTCAGCTGAAGAGGTTATTCCATATATTCTTCCTGCGCTCTCAAGAGCATGGGGAACTCCTGCAAATGCTCCCACACCAAGCAGACCACCGCCGCGGAGCCTGAACGAAACCCTCAAGAGCGTGATCGCTCAAGGATCAATCGTCGTCAACCAAATCGTAACTGCCTCAGCGTTGATTGAAGCCCCGATAATGGGGGACGTCTTGAACCAGGTTGCAGACATTATGTATGCGGTGGCGTACTATTTCAAGGAAGCTATTTGCGCTGTTGGCCGAAACGACAATGCTATTCTTCGGCTGGAAGCTCTCATTCCGTGCAAGTCGGCAAGCATTGGCTCTGCGTCAGGAAACATACTCACGCTCAACCCATTCAACAGAACATCTCAAGATTCTGCTCTGGCCACGGCGAGTTGGAACATCATACCTTCAGCAAACCCCAGTGTCTACGACATACTATCTAATGTATTGCCTTCAGCCTATTCACCTGCCCCGGAGCCTACAGTCATGGAGAGCGTCTCAACTACCTGCACAAGCTCATCGCAGCCTTCCATTGTTGAACAAAGTGTTACCTGTGCAACGGAGACATCATCCAGTTCAGTTACAATCACTGCTACTAGTGAGCCATGTCTGACTCCGACAATGCCTATGACGCCAGAACCGAGTCCAAAGACAGGACCTTGTCCAGAGAGGGGGTACCACTGCAGTGACTGTTTAAATGGATGGTTTTGCCCTCCACAAGAGACACCTCCTCAAGCTGTACCTTGTGGCTTAGGATGGCCGTGTTTCCACTGTACTGGTGGCTACTTTTGTTCATCGACTGCTTCATCTGTACCAACTTCATGCGCCTCAGGTACTTCTGGCACGTCGACACCTCCAGATAGCACTGAAGCAGCGAGCATCAGCTGCTCGGCTCCAACTGCGAGCGCTGAGCACACACGAAGTTTCGGCGTTGCCGTTCCCGGCTGGATTTATTTGGGATGCTTCCAAGATGCCATTTCACGAACGCTCGTTGGATCGACGCCCGTGGATTATTTACGGGGCCAAATGTCCAACTTGACATGTATCAATCACTGCAATGCCAGTGGCTACTCCTTTGCCGGCACTGAATACGGCTCCGAATGCTGGTGTGGTTCATCTATCCAAGACAAGGCTGTTCGCTTGCCAGAGAGTTCATGCGATGTGCCATGTCAATATTCGGGAGACGAATTCTGCGGTGGATCTTGGGCGATTTCTGTATTCAGATGCTCAGAAgtcgttgatgaagcagCATCTGGTGGAGCATCAGTGCAATCTTCAAGCCCCTTACCGGCCGTTACCAGTCCACCACGATATCAACAAACCGTACCGCTATATGCGATGTCACACGCAACTTCCGAGTCGTCTTTACCTGGACGTGTGAGTGAGGGCGTACAAACGTCGTCGTTAACCACACGGGGACCAGTGGCGCAACTATTGGCAGAGGCAAGACATTCGTAG
- a CDS encoding GPR1/FUN34/yaaH family domain-containing protein produces MATENTEVPPTTTAVEKESNGANGANGVHPRYLYHHDISGINTGFAAATGGSLNPGLWKPYEHRKFANPAPLGLCAFALTTFVLSCINTQTRGVKEPNIVVPLAFGYGGLVQLLAGMWEIACGNTFGATALSSYGGFWISYAILLTPNWGITAPTGPYEGAVSSPIGFFLTGWFIFTTLLLICTLRSTVMFFSLFFTLDLAFLFLACEQYATDMGNTSAALALQKTGGVFGFLAAFLAWYCALAGIQDSSNSFFQVPVFHFPWSEKAREERQKTDREQA; encoded by the exons ATGGCCACCGAGAACACCGAGGTCCCGCCTACTACCACCGCCGTCGAAAAGGAGTCGAATGGTGCCAATGGTGCCAATGGTGTTCATCCCCGTTATCTCTATCACCATGACATCTCGGGAATCAACACTGGTTTTGCGGCTGCCACTGGCGGCTCGTTGAACCCAGGACTGTGGAAACCCTACGAGCACCGAAAATTTGCCAACCCGGCTCCCCTTGGTCTCTGCGCTTTCGCTTTGACTACTTTCGTGCTCTCTTGCATCAACACACAAACTCGTGGCGTCAAGGAGCCCAATATTGTTGTGCCTCTGGCCTTTGGTTATGGTGGCCTTGTCCAGCTTCTCGCTGGCATGTG GGAAATTGCTTGTGGTAATACCTTTGGTGCTACCGCTCTGTCTTCTTATGGCGGTTTCTGGATTTCCTATGCCATTCTGTTGACTCCTAACTGGGGAATTACTGCCCCCACGGGACCCTATGAAGGCGCAGTATCAAGTCCaattggcttcttcttgactgGCTGGTTCATCTTTACCACTCTGCTGCTGATTTGCACTCTCCGGTCGACTGTCATGttcttctccctcttcttcacccTCGACCTGgctttcctcttcctcgcctgCGAGCAATACGCGACTGATATGGGTAATACCTCTgccgctcttgctcttcagaAGACTGGTGGTGTGTTCGGATTCCTGGCCGCTTTCCTTGCTTGGTACTGTGCCTTGGCTGGTATTCAAGACAGCAG CAACTCCTTCTTCCAGGTTCCCGTCTTCCATTTCCCCTGGTCCGAGAAAGCTCGTGAGGAACGCCAGAAGACCGACCGTGAGCAGGCTTAA
- a CDS encoding small nucleolar ribonucleoprotein complex subunit (similar to Neosartorya fischeri NRRL 181 XP_001260027.1), with the protein MDVHRCRFVPYQPSAINAVAFSHPKTRSAKQNAVARLAIGRANGDIEIWNPANGTWLQELVIRGGKDRSVDGLVWVNEPDQDLGDGRILIGKSRLFSIGYTSTVTEWDIEKGKPKRHASGQHGDIWCIAAQPQSDKNQIAGGTQEAQGPNKLIAGTIDGELVMYSLEDDDLRFQRVLVKSPTKKAQMVSITFQSRKVVIVGCSDSTIRAYDIARGHMLRRMTLGSDLLGGSKDIIVWSVKCLPNGNIVSGDSTGQICIWDGKTYTQAQRIQSHKSDVLSLATSADGTAIMSGGMDRRTILYKQNQASGQRWSKVWGRRYHDHDVKAMATFEHGRISVVVSGGPDANLMLVPLKEMGRENHRMMSNLPQQPPVVSAPRARFIVSWWEREVHVWILRKSAADLQNAADEYGDVDQNRKLLKTIVVKGDSNIASAAINQEGTLLFVSTATDVKAFSLEHNHPAKPSDVKLSAIELPTKLSQLGATQVKLSPDGQWLLAVQEGSRVLMANIQSEGASTETFTPSIKLQRLSRLRRRIPRYIQNGGLGSYDRSITQITFSADSKMVATADLAGYIDTWALRGHEKNLQSGENTETIDDAASASSDSDSSDEEDEGAADMQDRWIRNPNAKLLPKLPSSPVVLSFSDYVPGQESPAEAKEEGIDDYILTAITSSWNVLAFNPRHGALTPWSRRHPRKALPAPVQDLLDLPKGIVWQGARMWVYGVSFLLMLDMGQDLPKPSDVDSGDLQLLTQGNKRKRTGHTTGAGGKMERDNLAPHQVRKHGADEQYEDIDVVEAPQLDESDSDDDMPDAGGELSKLGSKPNSSDAVVQSTESTKDEPKKWWITYKYRPILGIVPIDTSGQDLEVALVERPTWEMDMPEKYFAGDEWDRKH; encoded by the exons ATGGATGTGCATCGGTGCCGCTTCGTGCCGTACCAGCCATCCGCCATCAATGCAGTCGCTTTCTCACATCCCAAGACGAGATCAGCCAAGCAAAATGCTGTAGCAAGGCTAGCCATCGGACGAGCCAACGGCGACATTGAGATATGGAATCCCGCAAACGGGACCTGGTTGCAGGAGCTCGTTATTCGAGGCGGTAAAGACAGAAGCGTGGATGGCTTGGTTTGGGTCAACGAGCCTGACCAAGATCTGGGAGACGGCCGCATCCTCATTGGCAAGTCACGACTATTCAGTATTGGCTATACATCAACAGTTACCGAATGGGACATCGAAAAGGGCAAACCAAAGAGACACGCTAGTGGCCAACACGGCGATATTTGGTGCATCGCCGCACAACCGCAAAGCGACAAGAATCAAATCGCCGGAGGCACTCAAGAGGCGCAAGGCCCCAACAAGCTCATTGCCGGTACCATTGATGGAGAGCTTGTCATGTACTCTTTAGAAGACGACGATCTCCGGTTCCAGCGAGTACTCGTCAAATCTCCCACCAAGAAGGCCCAGATGGTCAGTATCACTTTCCAATCCCGCAAAGTCGTCATTGTTGGCTGCTCCGACAGTACCATTAGGGCATACGACATTGCACGGGGCCACATGCTGCGAAGAATGACGCTTGGATCGGATCTCCTGGGTGGTTCCAAGGACATCATTGTTTGGTCTGTTAAATGCCTACCAAACGGAAATATTGTCTCTGGCGACTCGACTGGCCAAATCTGCATCTGGGACGGGAAGACATATACCCAGGCACAGAGAATACAGAGCCACAAGTCGGACGTTCTCAGTCTCGCCACAAGTGCAGACGGCACGGCCATCATGAGTGGAGGCATGGATCGCAGGACAATTCTCTACAAGCAAAACCAGGCCTCCGGTCAACGATGGAGCAAAGTTTGGGGCCGTCGATACCACGATCATGATGTCAAAGCTATGGCTACGTTTGAGCACGGACGCATCAGCGTCGTAGTTTCAGGAG GACCGGATGCAAACTTGATGCTTGTCCCATTGAAAGAGATGGGCAGAGAAAATCACCGAATGATGAGCAACTTGCCACAGCAACCTCCCGTTGTTAGTGCACCAAGAGCACGATTCATCGTCAGCTGGTGGGAGAGAGAAGTTCACGTTTGGATCCTGCGCAAGTCGGCTGCTGATTTGCAGAACGCGGCAGATGAGTATGGCGATGTTGACCAGAACCGAAAGCTCCTCAAGACAATCGTTGTCAAAGGCGATTCAAATATTGCTTCAGCAGCAATCAACCAGGAGGGAACTCTGCTCTTTGTGTCAACCGCAACTGATGTCAAAGCCTTCAGCCTTGAGCACAACCACCCTGCTAAACCCTCAGATGTGAAGCTGTCTGCCATTGAACTACCAACAAAGCTTTCGCAGCTTGGGGCCACGCAGGTCAAACTCTCCCCCGATGGGCAATGGCTGCTCGCGGTCCAGGAGGGGTCCCGGGTGCTGATGGCAAACATCCAATCTGAAGGTGCTTCGACCGAGACTTTCACACCATCAATCAAGCTTCAACGGCTCTCAAGACTCCGACGCCGCATTCCACGATATATTCAAAATGGCGGTCTGGGCAGCTACGACCGGAGCATTACGCAAATCACATTCAGCGCTGACTCAAAGATGGTGGCAACGGCTGACCTAGCTGGATACATTGACACTTGGGCATTGCGTGGCCATGAGAAAAATCTGCAATCCGGCGAGAATACGGAGACGATTGATGACGCGGCGTCAGCCTCTTCTGATAGCGATTCAtcggatgaagaggatgaagggGCCGCTGATATGCAGGACCGGTGGATTCGCAACCCTAATGCGAAACTATTGCCCAAActgccatcatcgccggTTGTTCTATCCTTCTCGGACTACGTACCCGGCCAAGAATCACCCGcagaagccaaagaagagGGCATTGACGATTACATTCTTACCGCGATAACCTCATCATGGAACGTCTTGGCGTTCAACCCTCGCCACGGGGCTCTGACCCCTTGGTCACGTCGACATCCCCGTAAAGCCTTGCCCGCACCTGTTCAGGACCTTTTGGATCTGCCAAAGGGCATCGTGTGGCAGGGTGCTCGAATGTGGGTGTACGGCGTGTCATTTTTACTCATGCTTGATATGGGACAAGATCTTCCCAAGCCCTCAGATGTAGACAGTGGTGACTTGCAGCTGCTCACGCAGGGCAATAAGCGCAAGAGAACGGGCCATACTACTGGTGCTGGAGGCAAGATGGAACGAGACAATCTCGCCCCGCATCAAGTTCGAAAACATGGTGCTGATGAGCAATACGAGGATATCGACGTGGTTGAGGCCCCTCAACTTGATGAGAGTGACAGCGATGATGATATGCCTGACGCAGGTGGCGAACTGTCCAAACTCGGCTCAAAGCCAAACAGCAGTGATGCCGTTGTCCAAAGCACGGAATCGACCAAGGATGAACCCAAGAAATGGTGGATAACATACAAATATCGCCCTATTCTTGGCATAGTACCCATAGATACATCGGGACAAGATCTAGAAGTCGCCCTGGTTGAGCGACCTACCTGGGAGATGGACATGCCGGAGAAGTATTTTGCGGGAGATGAATGGGATCGAAAACACTAA
- a CDS encoding MFS transporter (Mch2) (similar to Aspergillus oryzae RIB40 XP_001823160.1): protein MEPSKHTSAIPHSLSRDTVPEEATPGNELSARGIVNGEKDNLSSSIEPQAAANAHHAPPPPPNGGYGWVCTACVALVNGHTWGLNSSYGVFLAHYLANDTFPGATPLQYAFVGSLSISCALLVSPAATICVREFGTKPTMFAGVIMEAASLICASFADKIWHLFLTQGVLFGLGMGFLFTPSVGIVPQWFTTKRSLANGFSACGSGLGGLLYSFAAGAMIRNMGLDWAFRILGILAFVVNTACILLIKDRNKIIGSSQLAFDTTLLKRPEFLLLLGFGWFSMLGYVVLIFSLANYANEIGLGSSEAALISAFFNLGQGVGRPFVGYFSDRTGRINMSGLMTFLAGVFALVIWVNAKVYGVLIFFAIICGAVAGTFWTTIGPVTAEVVGLRNVPSGLCLTWLSIAMPCLFSEPIALQIVQGTGSYLGTQLFTGLMYIAAAGCLIAVRGWKVGEVDEIARMLNESPDNIDRVKVENNEELSRAGRVAGRKRMVTDCCRLEKV from the coding sequence ATGGAGCCTTCCAAGCACACGTCGGCTATTCCGCACTCTCTTAGCCGAGACACCGTCCCCGAAGAAGCGACGCCCGGTAACGAACTCTCCGCGCGAGGGATTGTCAACGGAGAGAAAGACAACCTTTCGTCATCAATAGAACCAcaggccgccgccaatgcccATCATGcaccgccgccacctccAAATGGAGGGTATGGTTGGGTTTGCACGGCGTGCGTGGCTCTTGTCAATGGACATACTTGGGGTCTGAATTCCAGTTATGGTGTCTTTCTCGCCCATTATCTCGCAAACGATACGTTTCCCGGGGCCACCCCTCTCCAGTATGCCTTTGTGGGCTCATTGAGCATTAGCTGCGCGCTTCTGGTTTCACCAGCCGCAACAATTTGTGTGAGAGAATTTGGAACTAAGCCAACCATGTTTGCCGGCGTTATCATGGAAGCAGCAAGCCTCATCTGTGCCAGTTTTGCGGACAAAATTTGGCATCTTTTTTTGACCCAAGGCGTTCTCTTTGGTCTTGGGATGGGCTTCTTGTTTACGCCCTCTGTTGGAATTGTGCCACAGTGGTTTACGACGAAGCGATCTCTGGCGAATGGGTTCTCCGCCTGCGGTTCTGGTCTCGGCGGTCTATTGTACTCGTTCGCGGCTGGCGCTATGATCCGAAACATGGGTTTGGATTGGGCGTTTAGGATTTTGGGAATACTGGCCTTTGTCGTGAACACCGCCTGCATCCTGCTCATCAAAGACCGAAACAAGATCATTGGCTCCAGCCAGCTGGCTTTTGATACGACGCTTCTCAAGCGGCCAGAattcttgttgctgctcggATTTGGTTGGTTTAGTATGCTTGGATACGTGGTGCTTATCTTCAGTCTGGCCAACTATGCCAACGAAATCGGGCTTGGGAGCTCAGAGGCTGCACTCATTAGTGCTTTTTTCAACCTGGGGCAAGGAGTTGGCCGCCCATTTGTTGGGTACTTTAGTGATCGCACCGGCCGCATCAACATGTCTGGACTTATGACATTTTTGGCCGGTGTTTTTGCCCTGGTAATCTGGGTAAACGCCAAAGTGTATGGTGTGTTGATCTTTTTTGCCATTATTtgcggtgctgttgctggcaCATTCTGGACGACCATTGGCCCAGTCACAGCCGAAGTTGTTGGCTTGAGAAACGTCCCGTCAGGATTGTGCCTCACATGGCTAAGCATTGCCATGCCGTGTCTTTTCAGCGAGCCCATCGCCCTTCAGATCGTTCAGGGTACCGGAAGCTATCTAGGTACGCAGTTATTCACTGGGTTGATGTATATTGCTGCGGCAGGTTGTCTTATTGCTGTTAGAGGTTGGAAAGTGGGTGAGGTGGACGAAATCGCAAGAATGCTCAACGAATCTCCGGATAACATCGACAgggtcaaggttgagaaCAATGAGGAATTGAGCCGAGCCGGTAGAGTTGCagggaggaagaggatggtgaCCGACTGCTGCCGATTAGAAAAGGTTTGA